Below is a window of Pelagicoccus albus DNA.
TGGAAAAACGCGATAAGCTCACCTGGCTTGAAATTGCGGGTTCCTTCGAAGGCCATGTGCTCGACGAAGTGAGCAAGTCCGCGTTCGTCATCCTTTTCGTCTAGCGAACCCACCCCAACCATCAATCTCATGCTGACGAGACCTGGTTTGGCTCGGTGGGGCATCAAGGCGTACTTGAAGCCGTTTTCGAGTTCCCCCCAAACGATACGCTCGTCCGGTTCCAGAGAACTTGCCTCATGCAACCATGCGTCCCGTTTCGCTTGCGAAACGGAGATGGGCAGCAGCACCAAAAGGCAAACCGCCGCCAGCCTCATTAGATTCCCCACCCCCATAAAAGATACTACATTAGCCGTCCGCGGTTAGCTTAACGATACTGACCCGCTGTCCCTTGCCTCCGCCTTGCTGACTGCTCTGTTCGGGAACTGCGATCAGAATACTACCATCTTTGAGGCTTTGCAGAGCGATCTTTCCGGGAGAGGAGAAATCGTGGCGAGGGCGGAAACGCATCGGGCGCGTATCCCGTTTGCCCTTTGGAAACATAAGTTCCCCCGAATTTCCTGCCAGCAGAACATGCCCCTTTGGCATAACCTGAATCCCTGTCAAGGCGCTCAACTCGCGCACAATCGTCTGCATCGAGGAGATGCCCTGATACTTTCCAGCGTCGATCCTGAAAACCGATCCGCTAGGGCGTCCCTGCGTATGATTAGTTACGAAATACAGTTTGTTTTCCTTTTCGCGAAAGGTCATGTCGGTCGGAAGACTGGTCGTGCGGATGAGCTCTACCTTGCGCGGAGAACGGTTTCCTAAAATGTCCTCTACGGCTTCCGCCTCTAGTCGCCAAATCCCTGGCCTTCCCAGTTGCTTACGGTCGAACATATGCCCGCCGACTCCCGATTCACCGATGTAGAGATTTCCGCTGGAATCGAAGCAGATGCTCGAAGGGGCTAGGAGCGACAGATCATCCTCCAAGCGAACTCGGCCATTAGGTCCCAAATCGATCCGCTCAATCTCACGACCCGTGTTGGGGTCAAGGACCATGATTCCAATCGCGACTCGGGAAAGGTTTCTCATCGCCCGGCCTGCTTCGTCCTGTACCAGCGGAGTCCCGAAAGCCAAAAAGATAGCCCCCTTCGGAATGTTGCCATAGCGGACCGGTGAGAAATCGAGATCGATCGGAGCAGTCAAACTTTTCACAAACTGCATATTAGTGGCCTTTACTTGCCCTTGCGGATCAACAGAGAGTTTGCTGAGGAAACTCTCTCCGCGCAGAGTACCCGCCTCGCCTTGGGCATGGTTGATCACAAAAAGATACCGTCCGTCCGGACTGAAAATCGCCGCAGTGGGGGTCATGAATCCTTCCAGCTCTTGAGAAATGACCGGGCGGTCTTGGGCAGCTAGCTTCGCTGCGAGCATGAGGGTAAGGATAACCGGTAGGGCGATAAGGCGTTTTTGAAAATTCATACGATCTAACTAAGGGGCATTCGATAAAACTACAACGGGCCAAAACCCGCTGTCCTCGGCAAACATGCTGAGATCGTCCCCCATGCCAAGCCTCCTTTTTACCACTCCCAACGGCCATGCTGTGACCGGAGACCGGAATAACCTACAAACGTAGGATTTTGAATAAAAAAAAAGAGCCGCCTCCCGAACGGAAGGCGGCTTGCAAAGTTTTTCCTGGATCGCGGGCCTACTTGACCGGTACAGGTGGCAGGTTCCAGATTTGGTCCGCGTATTCGCTGATTGTGCGGTCCGTGGAGAACTTGCCGACGCGAGCAGTATTGAGGATGGCCATTTTTGCCCAACGGGAGGTGTCCTTGAACGCTTCGCCAACCTTGTCCTGACACTCGATGTAGGAGCGATAGTCCGCCAAAACCTTGAAGGGATCGCCACCGTCTAGAAGGCTGTGCTTCAATGATTCGAGCACATTTGGCTCATCCGGCGTGAAGTAACTGGAACCGATCCAGTCCACGACCGCCTTAAGCTCCTCGTCAGCATGATAGTAGCTGGCTGGATCGTAGCCCTCGACATCTAGCTTCTGCACATCTTCCACTTCCATACCGAAAATGAAGATGTTGTCGTCCCCCACTTCTTCGCCGATCTCGATGTTCGCTCCATCCAGAGTGCCTACCGTGAGAGCTCCATTGAGGGCCAACTTCATGTTGCCGGTGCCAGATGCTTCCTTGCCCGCAGTCGAAATCTGCTCCGACAAATCCGCAGCTGGGATAATCTTGGCAGCCAAGGAAACTCGGTAGTTGGGGAGGAACACGACCTTGAGCTTTCCTTTGATTCGCTCGTCTTCGTTGATCATCTTCCCGACCGAATTGATGGCCTTGATGATCGTCTTGGCCAAATAATAACCCGGAGCGGCCTTCGCTCCAAAGATGAATACGCGTGGAGCGATATCCAAATCTGGATTGTGTAGAAGACGACGGTAGAGGGTCAGGATGTGCAGCAGATTGAGATGCTGACGCTTGTACTCGTGTAGACGCTTAATCTGAACGTCGAACAACGCGTTTGGATCCACCTCCACATCACAAAGCTCCTTGATGGTTTCCGCGAGGGCCACCTTGTTCTCGTATTTGATTTTCATATACGAGTCTTGGAACTTCTTGTCGTCTGCGAATTTTTCCAAGCCCTTCAACGCGTCCAAATTCTTAGGCCAATCCTTGGAGATGCCAGCCGCATCGATGAACTTCGAGAGCTTCGGATTACAGGCCAAGAGCCAGCGGCGCGGCGTGATACCATTGGTCATGTTCGTGAACTTGCCAGGATACATGGCATTGAAGCTTGGGAATAGAACAGACTTCAGCAGTTCCGAGTGGATGGCCGCCACCCCGTTCACTGTGTGGCTTCCCACAACCGCAAGGTGCGCCATGCGGATCATTTTCGGATGACCTTCTTCGATTAGGGAAAGATCGCGCTTCATCCAATTGTCGCCAGGCCAGCGGGCTTCGACTTGCTCCATCAAGCGGCGGTTGATCTCGTAAATGATCTGCAGGTGACGTGGCAGCACCTTCTCGAAGAGAGGTACGCTCCACTTTTCAAGAGCCTCTGGAAGCAAGGTGTGGTTGGTGTAGGCAAAAGTCTTGGTGCTAATCTCCCACGCCTTTTCCCACTCGAGTCCTTGTTCGTCGACGAGGATTCTCATCAATTCCGCAACACCGATAGCTGGGTGCGTATCGTTGAGCTGGATCGCAACTTTATCGGCAAATCCATCCCATCCTTCGTTGTTCTTGAAGTAGCGACGTACGATATCATGCAAAGAACAGGAAACGAAGAAGTACTGCTGTACGAGACGTAGCTCCTTACCATTTTCTGTCTTATCGTTTGGATACAGAACCTTGGAGATAGTTTCACCGATCGCCTTCTCGCGAACCGCTTCCACGTAGTCACCCTTGTTGAATTCGTCCAAGTCAAATTCTTCGGAGGAACGCGACGACCAGAGACGGAGGAAATTAACTGTCTTGGTGTCGTATCCAGCGATTGGTATATCGTAGGGGACGCCTTGGATGGTGCGAGTGTTTACCCAGACTGGATGAGGGTCACCCTTCTCGTCGAACTGAGTCTCCACGTTACCGTAGAGCTTCAAAGTCTGGGTGTATTCCGGACGGACGATATCCCATGGAGTGCCGAACATCTTCCAAGAGTCAGGCATTTCGATCTGGTGACCATTTTCGAACGCCTGCTTGAACAAGCCGTATTCGTAATAGATGCCGTATCCAACCGCTGGTAGATCCAGAGTCGCAAGTGAATCCAAGAAACAGGCCGCCAAACGGCCGAGACCACCGTTGCCCAAGCCCATGTCGAGCTCTTCTTCACAGATTTCATCCCAATCGACTCCGAGCTCTTCTGCGGCTTTGCGAGCCTCGTCGTAAATCCCCGCGCTGTACATGTTGTTTACCAACATGCGACCCATGAGGTACTCCATTGAGAGATAGTAACAGCGGCGAACGTTCTTTTCGAAATGCGTCTGCTGCGTCTTGATCATGTTGTCCACGATCCGGTCGCGAACAGCGAGAGAGATACAGATCCACCAGTCACGCTTCGTCGCTCCGGACGCATTGTGAGCAAGTGTATATTTCAGGTGGTCTAGAATCGCCTGTTTCATCCCTTGAGGACTGCTTTCAGGTGATTTCTTGGCAGCTTTCTTAGCAGCAGGTTTCTTTTTAGCAACGTTACTCATTTTCAGTTCGAATGTAGTCGAGATTGGAAAGGTTTTTGAGGAGTTAGTTCGGGTCCTTGATAAAGGCAAAATCTTATTTTCGGCATCCGCCGAACAAAACCGGCAACTCAGCAGTTTTAGTGCCGATAAATGGGGCTTGGGGATTTGGTGTATAATTAGAACGATCCCATGGCGGGCGTGACGCAGTTTCGACTTTGCTAATTCTTCCGGTAACGGCAAAAGCTAGCGCGTAACTTAGATAACGAGGACAAAACTTGCTCCCCTCTAGTTGCCCGGGCCCAAAGCT
It encodes the following:
- a CDS encoding glycogen/starch/alpha-glucan phosphorylase; protein product: MSNVAKKKPAAKKAAKKSPESSPQGMKQAILDHLKYTLAHNASGATKRDWWICISLAVRDRIVDNMIKTQQTHFEKNVRRCYYLSMEYLMGRMLVNNMYSAGIYDEARKAAEELGVDWDEICEEELDMGLGNGGLGRLAACFLDSLATLDLPAVGYGIYYEYGLFKQAFENGHQIEMPDSWKMFGTPWDIVRPEYTQTLKLYGNVETQFDEKGDPHPVWVNTRTIQGVPYDIPIAGYDTKTVNFLRLWSSRSSEEFDLDEFNKGDYVEAVREKAIGETISKVLYPNDKTENGKELRLVQQYFFVSCSLHDIVRRYFKNNEGWDGFADKVAIQLNDTHPAIGVAELMRILVDEQGLEWEKAWEISTKTFAYTNHTLLPEALEKWSVPLFEKVLPRHLQIIYEINRRLMEQVEARWPGDNWMKRDLSLIEEGHPKMIRMAHLAVVGSHTVNGVAAIHSELLKSVLFPSFNAMYPGKFTNMTNGITPRRWLLACNPKLSKFIDAAGISKDWPKNLDALKGLEKFADDKKFQDSYMKIKYENKVALAETIKELCDVEVDPNALFDVQIKRLHEYKRQHLNLLHILTLYRRLLHNPDLDIAPRVFIFGAKAAPGYYLAKTIIKAINSVGKMINEDERIKGKLKVVFLPNYRVSLAAKIIPAADLSEQISTAGKEASGTGNMKLALNGALTVGTLDGANIEIGEEVGDDNIFIFGMEVEDVQKLDVEGYDPASYYHADEELKAVVDWIGSSYFTPDEPNVLESLKHSLLDGGDPFKVLADYRSYIECQDKVGEAFKDTSRWAKMAILNTARVGKFSTDRTISEYADQIWNLPPVPVK